Proteins found in one Lysinibacillus fusiformis genomic segment:
- a CDS encoding ORF6N domain-containing protein: MLPEIIVHDSVRVLTSAQLAESFKTDSKTINRNFQRNQDQFELGVHYFALTGEDLKAFKGARQNDATLKYVSVLYLWTEKGAFLHAQFSKSKQAKDAYRALIDSYYTMLDKPPMEQSQTLAISLADFQNLESRLVTLENQMREVTLHSGEQLRLRKAVNERVYQLAEQTGARRVLFRALYSAIKERYQVGSYRDVRQHELQDALNFVSSWGA; the protein is encoded by the coding sequence ATGCTTCCAGAAATTATTGTACATGACAGTGTACGTGTTTTAACAAGTGCTCAATTAGCTGAATCGTTTAAAACGGATAGCAAGACTATCAATCGTAATTTTCAACGAAATCAGGATCAGTTTGAACTTGGTGTTCATTACTTTGCGCTAACAGGTGAAGATTTAAAAGCTTTTAAAGGTGCGCGTCAAAATGACGCAACCCTTAAGTATGTTTCAGTTCTTTATCTTTGGACCGAAAAGGGAGCTTTTCTACATGCTCAATTTTCTAAAAGTAAGCAGGCTAAGGATGCTTATCGAGCGTTAATAGATAGCTATTACACAATGTTGGACAAACCACCAATGGAGCAATCTCAAACTTTAGCAATTAGTCTAGCTGATTTTCAAAACTTAGAAAGTAGGTTGGTAACTTTGGAAAATCAAATGCGTGAAGTGACATTACACTCAGGAGAACAACTTCGATTACGAAAAGCCGTGAATGAGCGAGTTTATCAATTAGCTGAACAAACAGGAGCGAGACGTGTATTATTCCGAGCTTTGTATTCTGCAATCAAAGAACGGTATCAAGTAGGTTCTTATCGTGATGTTAGACAACATGAGTTGCAAGACGCGTTGAACTTCGTTTCAAGCTGGGGAGCATAG
- a CDS encoding tyrosine-type recombinase/integrase, whose translation MASITKRGKTWQYCVSRMVDGKYKPIRKGGFSTKKEATIAAAAIESNIGKNGIPLIQQDIPFTKYFMDWVKTYKTDISDITMRAYTATYNKMFEYFGEMPIQQITKRNYQEFMNDLGTKFARDTNRKLNGYVRTCLLEAIDEGLIKNDFTRNITITGASSKKGSEKFLNLTDTERLLFYLKDHVEKNINNLQNVDNGIENLLLLLALTSGMRYGELVGLIETDFNFKESFIRVERQWKYKEGGGFGDLKNESSERTITIDTETMLLFKKFFKYRTSHSDNQHQLVFFEDTSDILVVTNDRLNDVLRAALKHLKITPLITAHGLRHTHASILLFEEVNLIYVSERLGHSSIEITSSTYAHVLKELRERDSRKTADVFKKMMLMPSTNIERVDV comes from the coding sequence ATGGCGAGTATAACAAAGCGTGGAAAGACGTGGCAGTATTGTGTTAGTAGAATGGTCGATGGAAAGTATAAACCTATACGGAAAGGTGGTTTCAGTACCAAAAAGGAAGCAACAATTGCAGCAGCAGCTATTGAATCTAACATTGGGAAGAATGGCATCCCACTAATTCAACAAGATATTCCTTTCACTAAGTATTTTATGGATTGGGTAAAAACATATAAAACCGATATCTCTGACATTACGATGAGAGCCTATACAGCTACTTACAATAAAATGTTTGAGTACTTTGGTGAAATGCCCATACAGCAGATTACAAAACGTAATTATCAAGAGTTTATGAATGATTTAGGAACAAAATTTGCGAGGGATACAAATCGTAAGTTAAATGGATACGTCCGAACATGTTTGTTAGAAGCAATTGACGAAGGACTAATAAAGAATGATTTCACTCGCAATATTACTATTACTGGGGCATCTTCAAAAAAAGGGTCTGAAAAATTTTTAAACCTTACTGATACTGAAAGGCTCTTATTTTACTTAAAAGATCATGTTGAGAAAAACATAAATAACTTACAAAACGTTGATAATGGTATCGAGAATTTATTACTACTTCTCGCCTTAACTTCTGGTATGCGTTATGGTGAATTAGTTGGCCTCATCGAGACAGATTTTAACTTTAAGGAGAGTTTCATTCGTGTAGAACGGCAATGGAAATACAAAGAAGGCGGTGGCTTTGGTGACTTAAAAAATGAAAGCTCTGAGCGTACGATAACTATTGATACAGAGACTATGCTATTATTTAAGAAATTTTTTAAATATCGTACATCACATTCAGATAATCAACATCAACTAGTGTTCTTTGAAGACACATCCGATATTTTAGTTGTCACAAATGATCGATTAAATGATGTACTACGGGCAGCATTGAAACATCTTAAAATAACACCACTCATTACTGCTCATGGATTACGCCACACACATGCGAGTATTTTACTTTTCGAAGAAGTAAATTTGATTTATGTGTCTGAACGTCTAGGTCATTCAAGTATTGAAATTACTTCTTCTACATATGCCCATGTGCTAAAAGAATTGCGTGAACGTGATTCCAGAAAAACAGCAGATGTATTTAAAAAGATGATGTTAATGCCTTCCACTAATATAGAGCGTGTAGATGTGTAG
- the tcmP gene encoding three-Cys-motif partner protein TcmP, which produces MTKQFFNTLQKHSDAKIEILNNYYIPWLRKINLGIHNQNRCLVIDGFAGPGIYEEDQAEGSPIKLIKGAIEFCEQCSERGWDLPNINIILIEGDIDNYSKLQTNISSLYPTRIDDNGEIDLIDYPTINIITINDTFANALGSILDSIDKGQTLIPSFCFVDPFGFSHTPFELFQRYLQNEKAELLFNFMFEEINRFIMSDKNKKLIETYQELFGIEDIKQIRKEIGVLTGAERKKIVIDFYSRSLLEMTEARYVLDFEFKKNGRTKMFLIYATKSIKGLEVMKDVMWKVDGTGMFLFSDQISANQLEFEFINIMEKETHQTNLATLLAIVFKRKRKSMAMIESYVLENTIYPLSNYLKPALKILEKNGMIEVERFPKAKAFTYTKVRHINF; this is translated from the coding sequence ATGACAAAACAGTTTTTTAACACTCTACAGAAACACAGTGATGCAAAAATCGAAATATTAAATAATTACTATATTCCATGGTTGAGAAAGATTAACTTAGGGATTCATAATCAAAACCGTTGTTTAGTAATAGACGGGTTTGCAGGTCCAGGAATTTATGAAGAAGATCAGGCTGAAGGATCACCAATCAAACTTATTAAAGGTGCAATAGAATTCTGTGAACAATGTTCAGAACGTGGTTGGGATTTACCTAACATCAATATTATCCTAATTGAAGGGGATATAGATAACTATTCCAAACTTCAAACAAATATTTCTTCTCTATATCCTACAAGAATTGATGATAATGGAGAAATTGACTTAATTGATTATCCTACCATAAATATCATTACTATTAATGATACATTCGCTAATGCATTGGGGAGTATATTAGATTCCATAGATAAGGGGCAGACATTAATCCCATCATTTTGTTTTGTCGATCCATTTGGTTTTAGTCACACTCCTTTTGAACTATTTCAAAGATATTTACAAAATGAGAAGGCTGAACTTCTTTTTAATTTTATGTTTGAAGAAATCAATAGATTTATTATGTCAGATAAAAACAAAAAACTAATTGAAACCTATCAAGAATTATTTGGCATCGAGGACATAAAGCAAATACGAAAAGAGATTGGTGTTTTAACAGGTGCAGAGAGAAAAAAAATTGTTATTGATTTTTATTCAAGATCCTTACTTGAAATGACAGAAGCAAGATATGTATTAGATTTCGAATTCAAAAAGAATGGAAGAACTAAAATGTTTTTAATATATGCGACAAAAAGCATTAAAGGTTTAGAAGTTATGAAAGATGTGATGTGGAAGGTAGACGGCACAGGGATGTTTTTATTCAGTGATCAGATATCTGCGAATCAGTTAGAATTCGAATTTATTAATATTATGGAAAAGGAAACTCATCAGACAAACTTAGCTACTTTATTAGCTATTGTATTCAAAAGAAAAAGAAAATCTATGGCGATGATTGAATCATATGTATTAGAGAATACTATCTATCCTTTGAGTAATTATTTAAAACCAGCATTAAAAATTTTAGAAAAAAACGGTATGATAGAAGTAGAAAGGTTTCCTAAAGCTAAAGCATTTACTTACACAAAGGTACGACATATTAATTTCTAG
- a CDS encoding helix-turn-helix transcriptional regulator, which yields MRQKLIIFRGEKTVTAVAKDIGITRQMLSAIEGGSRTPSLELARKIAKYYESTIEEIFFDSECNEMLPLSILKRRK from the coding sequence TTGAGACAAAAGTTAATTATTTTCCGAGGTGAAAAAACTGTAACGGCAGTTGCTAAAGATATTGGAATCACAAGACAAATGTTAAGTGCAATAGAGGGAGGGTCTCGAACTCCTTCATTAGAGTTAGCTAGAAAAATTGCTAAATACTATGAAAGCACCATTGAAGAAATTTTTTTTGATTCTGAATGCAACGAAATGTTACCACTATCTATTTTAAAGAGAAGAAAGTAG
- a CDS encoding DUF5131 family protein, with the protein MAGNSSIEWTEATWNPVTGCSKVSQGCKNCYAERMAKRLVAMGNPRYNNGFKVTLHEDLITLPYKWAKPRKVFVNSMSDLFHEDVPLEFIQKVFDTMNDTPKHTYQILTKRAERLSELAPQLTWGPNIWMGVSVENESVLNRIDYLRTVPAKVRFLSCEPLLGPLNNMDINDIHWVIVGGESGPRSRPMLEEWVWDIKLNCEKNKVAFFFKQWGGVQKFRTGRLLKDQIFDEYPQTELLNPTTK; encoded by the coding sequence ATGGCTGGTAATAGTAGCATCGAATGGACGGAAGCGACTTGGAACCCTGTCACTGGATGCAGTAAAGTATCACAAGGTTGTAAAAACTGCTACGCTGAACGAATGGCTAAACGATTAGTAGCTATGGGTAATCCCCGTTACAATAATGGTTTTAAAGTTACCCTACATGAAGATTTAATCACTTTACCTTATAAATGGGCGAAGCCCCGCAAAGTATTTGTAAACTCAATGTCTGATTTATTTCATGAAGATGTACCACTGGAGTTTATCCAAAAAGTATTCGATACAATGAATGATACTCCAAAACACACATATCAAATATTAACAAAACGTGCAGAACGCTTAAGTGAACTTGCTCCTCAATTGACATGGGGGCCTAATATTTGGATGGGTGTTAGTGTAGAAAATGAGAGTGTCTTAAATAGAATCGATTATCTCAGAACCGTCCCTGCAAAAGTTAGATTTTTATCATGTGAGCCACTTTTAGGACCACTAAATAATATGGACATAAATGATATTCACTGGGTAATTGTGGGTGGAGAATCTGGTCCGCGTTCAAGGCCAATGCTTGAGGAATGGGTTTGGGATATAAAATTAAACTGTGAAAAAAATAAAGTCGCCTTTTTCTTTAAACAATGGGGAGGCGTTCAAAAATTCAGGACTGGTAGATTATTAAAAGATCAGATTTTTGATGAATACCCCCAAACTGAATTATTAAACCCTACTACAAAATAG
- a CDS encoding protein adenylyltransferase SelO, protein MEKTIGWHFDNSYVQLPSIFYSDISLNPVRSPKLILLNEAVAASLGLDIQALKSEEALAVLAGNTIPEGGEPIAQAYAGHQFGHFNMLGDGRALLYGEQITPQNDRYDIALKGSGRTPYSRGGDGRAALGPMLREYIMSEAMFALGIPTSRSLAVVTTGEMIIRETELPGAIVTRVASSHLRVGTFQYAAQWGTDEELQLLADYALERHYPANIGGQNRYLYLLQEVMKKQASLIAKWQLVGFIHGVMNTDNMTISGETIDYGPCAFMDIYDPATVFSSIDRQGRYAYGNQPNIGGWNLTRLAESLLPLIDDDQEKAIQLAQDTLQQYPKLYVENWLEGMRAKLGIFNEEQEDIKLVEELLQLMQQYQADYTNTFIALTFEQLEDSPLFNASAFKDWHHKWQARLARQQQTKDMSQQLMRQHNPAVIPRNHRVEEALEAAVERGDYSVMNSLLKILAQPYAHTEEQQEYASLPEPTNQPYRTFCGT, encoded by the coding sequence ATGGAAAAAACAATTGGCTGGCATTTTGATAATAGTTACGTTCAACTACCAAGTATTTTTTATTCCGACATATCGTTAAATCCTGTTCGTTCACCAAAATTGATCTTGTTAAATGAAGCAGTTGCAGCATCACTCGGATTAGACATTCAGGCTTTAAAGAGTGAGGAAGCTTTAGCTGTTTTAGCTGGTAATACAATCCCAGAAGGTGGCGAACCGATTGCACAGGCCTACGCAGGGCATCAATTTGGTCATTTTAATATGCTAGGTGATGGTAGAGCTCTATTATATGGGGAACAAATCACACCTCAAAACGATCGATATGACATTGCTCTAAAAGGATCAGGTAGAACACCTTATTCTCGTGGAGGGGATGGACGAGCCGCATTAGGTCCAATGCTAAGGGAGTATATCATGAGTGAAGCGATGTTTGCGTTAGGTATTCCCACTTCACGCAGTCTAGCAGTAGTAACTACAGGTGAAATGATTATACGAGAAACGGAACTACCAGGCGCTATTGTCACACGAGTTGCAAGTAGCCATTTGCGGGTAGGGACCTTTCAATATGCCGCGCAATGGGGTACAGATGAGGAGCTACAGCTCTTAGCTGATTATGCATTAGAACGACATTACCCAGCTAATATTGGCGGTCAAAATCGTTATCTTTATTTGCTACAAGAAGTCATGAAGAAACAAGCGTCCCTTATAGCCAAGTGGCAGTTAGTGGGCTTTATTCATGGCGTCATGAACACAGATAATATGACCATTAGCGGTGAAACCATTGATTATGGTCCTTGTGCATTCATGGACATCTATGATCCCGCGACTGTGTTTAGCTCTATTGATCGCCAAGGACGTTATGCTTATGGAAATCAGCCCAACATTGGTGGCTGGAATTTAACTCGCTTAGCTGAGTCCTTACTACCTTTAATTGATGATGATCAAGAAAAAGCCATTCAACTGGCACAAGATACCCTACAACAGTATCCAAAATTATATGTAGAAAATTGGTTGGAAGGCATGCGTGCAAAGCTTGGCATTTTTAATGAGGAGCAAGAAGACATCAAGCTTGTTGAAGAGCTTCTTCAGCTTATGCAGCAATACCAAGCTGATTATACCAATACATTTATCGCCTTAACGTTTGAGCAATTGGAGGATTCCCCATTATTTAATGCCTCAGCTTTTAAAGACTGGCATCACAAATGGCAAGCTCGATTAGCGAGACAGCAGCAAACAAAAGACATGTCACAGCAATTAATGCGTCAACATAATCCAGCTGTTATTCCCCGTAATCACAGGGTAGAAGAAGCTTTAGAAGCGGCTGTTGAACGAGGCGATTATAGCGTGATGAACAGCTTACTAAAAATCCTTGCTCAGCCCTACGCCCATACGGAAGAGCAACAAGAATACGCTTCATTACCTGAACCGACGAATCAACCATATCGTACGTTTTGTGGCACATAA
- a CDS encoding helix-turn-helix domain-containing protein — MKLGALLQACRIGSGMSQEDLAAQMNRSQTCISKYENERKTPDIYTFIEWFKQTNTQEVGNIFIQQMMSGIDLATVVQSLLPIVGGFGWWLFL; from the coding sequence GTGAAATTAGGAGCACTTTTACAGGCATGTCGAATAGGCAGTGGTATGTCACAAGAAGATTTGGCTGCTCAAATGAATAGAAGTCAAACTTGTATTTCTAAGTATGAGAATGAACGGAAAACACCCGACATTTATACATTTATCGAATGGTTTAAACAAACGAATACTCAGGAGGTCGGCAATATCTTTATACAACAAATGATGAGTGGAATTGACTTAGCAACCGTTGTTCAATCATTACTACCAATCGTTGGCGGTTTTGGATGGTGGCTCTTTTTATAA
- a CDS encoding DUF771 domain-containing protein, with protein MQQQLNVQLTIQIPEDKVLISKVELEELQRNKLTGKSWSMKDLEAQTGRKSDWLQEKILYVPRFKQKLDARNGGFVYYPKGKGSPWAFQATKMAKFLDDNFHLIWGG; from the coding sequence TTGCAACAGCAATTAAATGTCCAGTTAACGATTCAAATTCCAGAAGATAAAGTATTAATCAGCAAAGTCGAGTTGGAGGAATTGCAAAGAAACAAATTGACTGGGAAGTCTTGGTCAATGAAAGATTTAGAGGCACAAACAGGTCGGAAATCTGATTGGTTACAAGAAAAGATTCTTTATGTACCACGTTTTAAACAGAAGTTAGATGCTCGTAATGGAGGATTTGTTTACTATCCAAAAGGAAAGGGTTCTCCTTGGGCTTTCCAAGCGACTAAAATGGCTAAGTTTCTGGATGATAATTTCCATTTGATTTGGGGAGGGTAA
- a CDS encoding SDR family NAD(P)-dependent oxidoreductase, translated as MFKDVVVIVTGGAQGIGKGITLAYAQQGAKVVIGDLNAGLGQQLAQDMLAQGYFALFVPTDVTKEQDIIHLMQRAVEQYGTIHILINNAGKFKHQSPYEVTFDEWHDLLQTNLTSTFFCAREAAKVMRHNAKGGSIVSLASTRAEMSEPHTEAYAATKGGIVALTHALARSLGPDQITVNCISPGWIETGDYEALRPIDHAQHLSGRVGLPEDIAQACLYLTNPLNNFVTGINLTVDGGMTKKMIYEA; from the coding sequence ATGTTTAAAGATGTAGTCGTTATTGTCACAGGTGGTGCACAAGGAATTGGTAAGGGCATTACGCTTGCATATGCACAACAAGGTGCAAAAGTGGTGATTGGTGATTTGAACGCAGGCTTAGGACAACAGTTAGCACAGGATATGCTTGCTCAGGGCTACTTTGCATTATTTGTGCCAACGGATGTGACAAAGGAACAGGATATCATTCATTTGATGCAGCGAGCTGTTGAGCAATATGGGACCATTCATATTTTAATTAATAATGCTGGGAAGTTTAAGCATCAATCTCCTTACGAGGTGACGTTTGATGAGTGGCATGATTTGTTGCAGACGAATTTAACGAGTACCTTTTTCTGTGCCAGAGAGGCTGCAAAAGTGATGCGACATAATGCTAAGGGTGGTTCAATTGTTTCGCTGGCCTCAACGCGAGCTGAAATGTCAGAGCCTCATACAGAAGCTTATGCGGCTACAAAGGGTGGGATTGTGGCGTTAACACATGCTTTAGCGCGATCTTTAGGACCAGATCAAATTACAGTGAATTGTATTTCACCTGGGTGGATTGAAACAGGTGATTACGAGGCACTACGGCCAATCGATCATGCGCAGCATTTGTCAGGAAGGGTGGGTCTGCCTGAAGATATTGCACAGGCTTGTCTCTATCTAACAAACCCGTTGAATAACTTTGTGACAGGTATTAATCTTACAGTCGATGGTGGCATGACGAAGAAAATGATTTATGAGGCGTAA
- a CDS encoding metallophosphoesterase: MKILVMSDTHGDSHVIEKVKGFYPEIAVVIHCGDSELPYSHTALEGLKKVRGNCDREKAFPEEEIFTVHDVKIFVTHGHLFNVKNSILSLSYRAKEVGAQIVCFGHSHILGAEMMDDILFLNPGSLLKPRGRKEKSFAVVEINATSFKVDCMTDDNQCMATYTFDRQ, from the coding sequence ATGAAAATACTTGTTATGAGCGATACACATGGTGATAGCCATGTCATCGAAAAGGTTAAAGGCTTTTATCCTGAAATAGCTGTTGTGATTCATTGTGGAGATAGTGAACTTCCCTACTCACATACGGCATTAGAAGGATTGAAAAAAGTACGTGGAAACTGTGATCGTGAGAAAGCTTTCCCCGAAGAAGAAATTTTCACTGTCCATGATGTAAAGATTTTTGTGACACACGGTCATTTATTCAATGTGAAAAATTCCATCTTATCCTTATCCTATCGTGCAAAAGAAGTAGGTGCACAAATCGTTTGTTTTGGTCATTCTCATATTCTCGGTGCCGAAATGATGGATGATATCTTATTTTTAAATCCGGGCAGCTTATTAAAACCACGTGGTCGTAAAGAGAAAAGCTTTGCTGTTGTGGAAATCAATGCAACATCTTTTAAAGTCGATTGCATGACAGATGACAATCAATGTATGGCTACATATACATTTGACCGACAATAA
- a CDS encoding DUF2639 domain-containing protein, with product MHKYSKGWFVKVLRAHGIMVHPQFKNHLGLYKESELRNLYYRYVEIESAEQDQ from the coding sequence GTGCATAAGTATTCAAAGGGTTGGTTTGTCAAAGTATTACGTGCTCATGGAATAATGGTTCATCCTCAATTTAAAAATCATTTAGGCTTATATAAAGAATCTGAATTACGAAATTTATATTATCGTTATGTCGAAATAGAGTCTGCTGAGCAGGATCAATAG
- a CDS encoding ImmA/IrrE family metallo-endopeptidase, producing the protein MKNYTHTENFIKNLYNQISITIPSQLQFQNIAISLDIKVFYWNKTSQALFDENHVYIFLNEQLTSVQLWQDFCHELGHVLLHTGQQERMSKSWIKYLENKANNFMYHACVPSFMLDEMDSNALTIENVQQLFNVEYDFAEKRLTQYFNKKMNMPNRNRTFL; encoded by the coding sequence ATGAAAAATTATACACACACTGAAAATTTTATTAAAAATTTATATAACCAAATAAGTATAACAATACCTTCACAACTTCAATTTCAAAATATAGCAATTTCGTTGGATATAAAAGTATTTTATTGGAACAAAACAAGCCAAGCACTTTTTGATGAAAACCATGTTTATATTTTTCTCAATGAACAACTAACATCCGTACAGCTTTGGCAAGATTTTTGCCATGAGTTAGGGCATGTTTTATTACATACTGGACAGCAAGAGCGCATGTCCAAATCTTGGATAAAATATCTAGAGAACAAAGCAAATAATTTTATGTATCATGCCTGTGTCCCCTCTTTCATGCTGGATGAAATGGATTCTAATGCGCTCACTATTGAGAATGTTCAACAACTATTCAATGTTGAATACGACTTTGCTGAAAAACGACTTACTCAATATTTTAATAAAAAAATGAATATGCCAAATAGGAATAGAACTTTTCTATGA
- a CDS encoding YqjF family protein, producing MWMMTQTWQDVLFLHWPIAPQELEKHVPQELKLDLFEQNAWISAVLFKVYRHRLRFLPPLPGMNTYLQLNVRTYVEYNGMKGIYFFHLDVTNYFLSKITAIGSLPYRHSNILVKQRGDHYSYTSHYKVSDERLRVTCTIGDKTNTNFDQWIVERYHSWAKWKDTLFRIDIHHSPWELKRATVTIQSNTLASFMKGSFQGMQPRAHYAKNKVARVFPPAVERKMDINASRFLH from the coding sequence ATGTGGATGATGACTCAAACATGGCAAGATGTTTTATTTTTACATTGGCCGATAGCCCCTCAAGAACTCGAAAAACATGTACCTCAAGAACTGAAGCTCGATCTATTTGAGCAAAATGCTTGGATCAGCGCTGTCCTTTTTAAAGTTTATCGACATCGGCTACGCTTTCTACCACCTCTTCCTGGGATGAACACTTATTTACAGTTGAATGTCCGAACATATGTGGAGTATAACGGCATGAAAGGCATCTATTTTTTTCATTTAGATGTGACGAATTATTTCCTATCAAAAATTACGGCAATAGGGAGCTTGCCATATCGCCATTCCAATATCCTAGTAAAACAAAGAGGGGATCACTATTCATATACAAGCCATTACAAAGTAAGTGATGAAAGATTGAGGGTTACTTGTACAATAGGAGACAAGACCAATACTAATTTCGACCAATGGATTGTAGAGCGTTATCATTCATGGGCGAAATGGAAGGATACACTTTTCCGCATTGATATTCACCACTCCCCATGGGAATTAAAGCGAGCGACAGTAACGATTCAAAGCAATACATTAGCCTCTTTTATGAAGGGGAGCTTCCAAGGCATGCAGCCTCGTGCACATTATGCCAAAAACAAAGTGGCGAGAGTTTTTCCTCCAGCAGTTGAGCGTAAAATGGACATAAATGCATCAAGATTTTTACACTAA
- a CDS encoding DNA replication protein DnaD, with protein sequence MFTTGNNTVDLMGQMHLEGNVIPHMWYENFRLDSGKPDLNAIIILAEIVYWYRPSYEKDEVTGRLINIKKKFKSDLLQLSYDRFAEQFSFSKKQVKEAMDRLENRGIIKRDFRTINANRTRLSNVLFIDLNVPLLERFTFSSGNGVLPQKVGGYSPQSMEGGDLEVGRVQPSRVRGGAPQVGTYTKITTEITNTEITNKKNSSRKRVYDESSVHYQLAYRLYQKILIDDPSFKQPNMNTWADCIRLMMEQDDRTAEQIEYLIDWSQANSFWKSNILSTKKLREKATTLIRQIKAENAKENKAKSPSPIKHRQGRTEVVPEWFHKRNEDRAETVEVSQEIDFEAERQKILETLGRIDKNAQ encoded by the coding sequence ATGTTTACAACAGGTAATAATACAGTCGATTTAATGGGACAAATGCACTTAGAAGGTAACGTTATACCACATATGTGGTATGAAAATTTTCGCCTAGATAGTGGCAAACCTGATCTAAACGCCATAATCATTCTTGCTGAAATTGTTTATTGGTATCGTCCAAGTTATGAGAAAGATGAGGTAACTGGACGCCTCATCAACATTAAAAAGAAGTTTAAATCAGATTTATTACAACTTTCGTATGATCGCTTTGCTGAGCAATTCAGTTTTAGTAAAAAACAAGTCAAAGAAGCAATGGATCGACTAGAGAATAGGGGCATTATTAAGCGTGATTTTAGGACAATAAATGCTAATAGAACTCGATTATCGAATGTTCTTTTTATCGACCTAAATGTACCTCTTTTAGAGAGATTCACCTTTAGTTCTGGTAATGGGGTATTACCGCAGAAGGTAGGAGGGTATTCCCCTCAAAGTATGGAGGGTGGTGACTTGGAGGTTGGGAGGGTCCAACCTTCTAGGGTAAGAGGTGGTGCCCCACAGGTGGGGACATATACAAAGATTACTACAGAGATTACAAATACAGAGATTACTAATAAAAAGAATAGTAGTCGCAAACGAGTTTACGACGAATCCTCTGTGCATTATCAATTGGCTTATAGACTCTATCAAAAAATACTGATTGATGATCCAAGCTTTAAACAACCGAATATGAATACCTGGGCTGATTGTATTCGCTTAATGATGGAGCAGGATGATAGAACAGCTGAACAAATCGAATATCTTATTGATTGGTCACAAGCGAATTCATTCTGGAAATCAAATATTCTTTCAACCAAAAAATTGCGCGAAAAGGCTACAACGTTAATACGTCAAATCAAAGCAGAGAATGCAAAAGAAAACAAAGCCAAATCACCTTCGCCAATTAAACATCGACAAGGACGTACTGAAGTTGTACCAGAGTGGTTCCATAAGCGAAATGAGGACAGAGCCGAAACTGTAGAAGTCAGTCAAGAAATTGACTTTGAAGCAGAGCGTCAAAAAATACTTGAAACTTTAGGTAGGATAGACAAAAATGCACAGTAA
- a CDS encoding helix-turn-helix domain-containing protein, which yields MLSTRLKMLRTQHRKTQQDMADVLGISRQGYAKYENNLGEPDNSTLSKLADYFNVSTDYLLGRSDIPTLTQEEKEEAEFQAFANNPKLNVFYKELPESQEEAVERLREIWEIIKHDYKK from the coding sequence ATGTTATCGACTAGACTTAAAATGCTTAGAACCCAACATCGTAAGACCCAACAAGATATGGCTGATGTTTTGGGTATTTCTAGACAAGGTTATGCCAAATACGAAAACAATTTAGGAGAACCAGATAATTCAACACTTAGTAAATTAGCTGATTATTTTAATGTAAGTACTGATTACCTTCTTGGCCGATCAGATATTCCTACATTGACACAGGAAGAAAAAGAGGAAGCCGAATTCCAAGCATTTGCTAACAATCCAAAATTAAATGTATTTTATAAAGAGCTACCTGAATCTCAAGAAGAAGCTGTTGAACGCCTACGTGAGATATGGGAAATCATCAAACACGACTATAAAAAATAG